One Cupriavidus oxalaticus genomic region harbors:
- a CDS encoding FadR/GntR family transcriptional regulator produces MTVAAQRSGRNRGLVEAVMRQMETALLDGTWPPGTRLPAERVLAEQYAVARNTVREAIQRLAARGLLQSRRGAGVYATDQLRAGIASPWGQLVADHPALRDDILEFRRVLEGATAYFAALRADAADVERIRSLMDELERARAADDKEAEADADARLHDAIALASHNTMFLHLHTSVIGMLREHITINGTGLREQDDSASELLLLQHRTLCDAICARRPEEARTAMQTHIDFVRSRVGQDGS; encoded by the coding sequence ATGACGGTTGCGGCACAAAGGAGCGGGCGCAACCGCGGGCTGGTGGAAGCGGTCATGCGCCAGATGGAAACCGCGCTGCTCGACGGCACCTGGCCGCCGGGCACGCGGCTGCCGGCCGAGCGCGTGCTGGCGGAGCAGTACGCGGTGGCGCGCAACACCGTGCGCGAAGCGATCCAGCGCCTGGCCGCGCGCGGCCTGCTGCAAAGCCGGCGCGGCGCGGGCGTCTATGCCACCGACCAGCTGCGCGCCGGCATCGCGTCGCCCTGGGGCCAGCTGGTGGCCGACCATCCCGCGCTGCGCGACGACATCCTGGAGTTCCGCCGCGTGCTGGAAGGCGCGACCGCCTATTTCGCCGCGCTGCGCGCCGACGCCGCCGATGTCGAGCGCATCCGTTCCCTGATGGACGAACTCGAACGCGCCCGCGCCGCCGACGACAAGGAAGCCGAGGCCGATGCCGATGCGCGCCTGCATGACGCCATCGCGCTGGCCTCGCACAACACCATGTTCCTGCACTTGCATACCAGCGTGATCGGCATGCTGCGCGAACACATCACCATCAACGGCACCGGACTGCGCGAGCAGGACGACAGCGCCTCGGAACTGTTATTGCTGCAGCACCGCACGCTATGTGATGCGATCTGCGCGCGCCGGCCGGAAGAAGCGCGCACTGCCATGCAGACGCATATCGACTTCGTGCGCAGCCGGGTCGGGCAGGACGGGAGCTGA
- a CDS encoding CaiB/BaiF CoA transferase family protein, with protein sequence MTQSSPGALAGIRVVDLSRILGGPYCGQILGDHGADVLKIEPPQGDDTRTWGPPFKDGVASYYFGLNRNKRVMRLDLTTAGGREVLLALLAEADVLVENFKTGTMEKWGLGYDILSERFPGLVHCRVSGFGADGPLGGLPGYDAAIQAMSGIMSINGEADGDALRVGLPVVDMVTGLNAAIGVLLALQERARSGRGQFVEAALYDSGLSLLHPHAANWFMSGKTPQRTGNAHPNIYPYDTVATATDPIFLAVGNDRQFRILCEHLEVPALAEDERYATAGARSVNRVALKAELEAHLRKHDGKTLADTLVAAGVPCAPVLSVADALQHPHTLHREMVVEMEGGYQGLGAPVKLSRTPATYRHAPLTEGEEFLPRNVGAA encoded by the coding sequence ATGACGCAATCCAGCCCCGGCGCGCTCGCCGGCATCCGCGTGGTCGACCTGTCGCGCATCCTGGGCGGCCCGTACTGCGGCCAGATCCTCGGCGACCACGGTGCCGACGTGCTCAAGATCGAACCGCCGCAAGGCGACGACACCCGTACCTGGGGGCCGCCGTTCAAGGACGGCGTGGCGTCCTACTACTTTGGCCTGAACCGTAACAAGCGGGTGATGCGGCTGGACCTGACCACGGCAGGCGGGCGCGAAGTCCTGCTGGCGCTGCTGGCCGAGGCCGACGTGCTGGTCGAGAACTTCAAGACCGGCACGATGGAGAAATGGGGCTTGGGCTATGACATACTGTCGGAGCGCTTCCCGGGGCTGGTGCATTGCCGCGTGTCGGGCTTCGGCGCGGATGGCCCGCTCGGTGGCCTGCCCGGTTACGATGCGGCGATCCAGGCCATGTCCGGCATCATGAGCATCAACGGCGAAGCCGATGGCGACGCGCTGCGCGTGGGTTTGCCGGTGGTCGACATGGTCACCGGGCTCAATGCCGCGATCGGCGTGTTGCTGGCGCTGCAGGAACGCGCGCGCAGCGGGCGCGGGCAGTTTGTCGAGGCGGCGCTGTATGACTCCGGCCTGTCGCTGCTGCATCCGCATGCGGCCAACTGGTTCATGAGCGGCAAGACCCCGCAGCGTACCGGTAACGCGCATCCGAACATCTACCCGTACGATACCGTGGCCACTGCCACCGACCCGATCTTTCTCGCGGTCGGCAATGACCGGCAGTTCCGCATCCTGTGCGAACACCTGGAGGTGCCGGCACTGGCAGAAGACGAACGCTATGCCACCGCCGGCGCGCGGTCGGTGAACCGCGTGGCGCTGAAGGCCGAGCTGGAGGCGCACCTGCGCAAGCACGATGGCAAGACGCTGGCCGACACGCTGGTTGCCGCGGGCGTGCCGTGCGCACCGGTGCTGTCGGTGGCCGATGCCCTGCAGCATCCGCACACGTTGCATCGCGAGATGGTGGTGGAAATGGAAGGCGGCTACCAGGGGCTGGGCGCGCCGGTCAAGCTGAGCCGCACGCCGGCGACGTACCGGCATGCGCCGTTGACCGAGGGAGAGGAATTCCTGCCGCGCAACGTCGGCGCAGCCTGA
- a CDS encoding LutC/YkgG family protein, whose product MSTPGARERMLGRLRAAAPAPASSTAELDRRIDGHFEARRHDAPSVDELVDAMRTALEASHAEVWCADEQAWPALLATALAQAGVRRLLLDPASRAGAALAAALPPQVKAIGYERPIEAWKAELFDTVDAGFTVARSGIAATGTLIVAPDAGSPRTVSLVPPLHVALVRASTLHQDLHMAARAERWRDGMPTNLVMISGPSKTSDIQQTLAYGAHGPRRLWVVIVGDIDKLDIDKLDIDNKEAVQ is encoded by the coding sequence ATGAGCACGCCCGGCGCCCGCGAACGCATGCTCGGCCGGCTGCGCGCCGCCGCCCCTGCGCCCGCCTCTTCCACCGCTGAACTGGATCGCCGCATCGATGGCCATTTCGAGGCACGCCGGCACGATGCCCCGAGCGTCGACGAGTTGGTCGATGCAATGCGCACCGCACTGGAAGCCTCGCACGCGGAAGTCTGGTGCGCCGATGAACAAGCATGGCCGGCATTGCTGGCCACGGCGCTGGCCCAGGCCGGCGTCCGGCGCTTGCTGCTCGATCCCGCGAGCCGCGCCGGCGCGGCGCTGGCTGCCGCGCTGCCGCCGCAGGTCAAGGCCATCGGCTATGAGCGCCCCATCGAAGCCTGGAAAGCGGAGCTGTTCGACACCGTCGACGCCGGCTTTACCGTGGCGCGCTCGGGCATTGCCGCCACCGGCACGCTGATCGTTGCGCCGGATGCCGGTTCGCCGCGCACGGTATCGCTGGTGCCGCCGCTGCACGTGGCGCTGGTGCGCGCATCGACGCTGCACCAGGACCTGCACATGGCCGCGCGCGCCGAACGCTGGCGCGACGGCATGCCGACCAACCTGGTAATGATCTCGGGCCCGTCCAAGACCTCCGATATCCAGCAGACGCTGGCCTACGGTGCGCACGGACCGCGCCGGCTGTGGGTCGTCATCGTGGGGGACATCGACAAGCTGGACATCGACAAGCTGGACATCGACAACAAGGAGGCCGTGCAATGA
- the tssG gene encoding type VI secretion system baseplate subunit TssG, producing the protein MSEVDNNSGQRGATRSFAHDAQRAPWQVSFFGLLRALSARHAHFPPAGRAIRPQAECFRIGQAASLVFAPREIARLEMQAGRLRIQLFGLGMLGPNGALPIHHTEIVRERTEAHRDGTTAAFLDLFHHRALTQFYRAWAGSQATAGLDRPDEEVFSRYVGWLSGLDPEEIRRGPLPAHARLSASAHHVRESRCPDGIAGTLSHFFGVPVRLEEFVLHWIALDPADQSRLGRPGAPGVMGQGAMLGDMVPDRQHKFRLVLGPLHLPQYLNFTPNGRDLPVLVEWVRSFIGFEYEWELQLQVQPHCAPPAVLGAEEGLGWSTWLGEADPQRAITGMVFDPEKYVTH; encoded by the coding sequence ATGAGCGAGGTTGACAACAATAGCGGCCAGCGCGGCGCCACACGCTCCTTCGCGCACGATGCGCAACGCGCGCCATGGCAGGTCAGCTTTTTCGGCCTCTTGCGCGCGCTGTCGGCGCGGCATGCGCACTTTCCGCCAGCCGGCCGCGCCATCCGCCCGCAAGCGGAATGCTTCCGCATCGGCCAGGCCGCCTCGCTGGTGTTTGCGCCGCGCGAGATCGCCCGGCTGGAGATGCAGGCCGGCCGATTGCGGATCCAGCTGTTCGGGCTCGGCATGCTGGGACCCAATGGCGCCTTGCCGATCCATCACACGGAAATCGTCAGGGAGCGTACAGAGGCCCACCGCGACGGGACGACCGCCGCCTTCCTCGACCTGTTCCACCATCGCGCGCTGACGCAGTTCTACCGGGCCTGGGCCGGCTCGCAGGCGACGGCGGGGCTCGACCGGCCGGACGAGGAAGTCTTTTCGCGCTACGTGGGCTGGCTCTCGGGCCTCGATCCTGAGGAGATCAGACGCGGCCCCTTGCCGGCACACGCCCGGCTGTCCGCGAGCGCCCATCATGTGCGCGAGTCGCGCTGTCCCGACGGCATCGCCGGCACGCTGTCGCACTTCTTTGGCGTGCCGGTGCGGCTGGAGGAGTTCGTGCTGCACTGGATCGCGCTGGATCCTGCCGATCAAAGCCGTCTCGGCCGCCCTGGTGCGCCGGGTGTGATGGGCCAGGGCGCAATGCTGGGAGACATGGTCCCTGATCGGCAGCACAAGTTCCGCCTCGTGCTCGGGCCGCTGCATTTGCCGCAGTACCTGAACTTCACGCCCAACGGGCGCGATCTGCCTGTGCTGGTGGAATGGGTCCGTTCCTTCATCGGCTTCGAATATGAGTGGGAGCTGCAGCTTCAGGTGCAGCCGCATTGCGCACCGCCCGCGGTACTCGGCGCGGAAGAGGGCCTGGGCTGGTCGACCTGGCTGGGTGAGGCCGACCCGCAGCGCGCCATCACCGGCATGGTGTTCGACCCCGAGAAATACGTCACACACTGA
- the tssA gene encoding type VI secretion system protein TssA has translation MKTKSRTARSDAPRPLRLAELAQPIDAAHPCGPDLAYDPEFVVLMAKASPGADAQYGDFVAQAEPPNWTELERDCRRLLMRSKDIRLLILLLRCRTRLGHAEGLRDGMALLQGLLADYPEDIHPQLMVEGEHDPALRANAFAALIDPDGLLSDVREIVLAGNGTTRLQVRDIERALALPHPADALAPESVRQQLDALRRQGMRQVAAMDEACKLAGILQRWADETLAGHAPDLSQLGKLLGLAGNRELAGTTGPVAPPDHPVNAEPESMSDASHAMAQSAPTPVPASVDGLAGRDAALRQVRALRQWFEQHEPSSPVALLLWQAERLVGKRFEAVFRAIPEDLVERWVRESA, from the coding sequence ATGAAGACGAAATCCAGAACGGCCAGATCCGACGCGCCCCGGCCACTCCGCCTCGCCGAGCTGGCGCAGCCGATCGATGCCGCACACCCTTGCGGCCCCGATCTCGCGTACGACCCGGAATTTGTCGTCCTGATGGCAAAGGCGTCACCCGGCGCGGACGCGCAATACGGCGATTTCGTTGCGCAGGCCGAGCCACCGAACTGGACCGAGCTCGAACGCGACTGCCGGCGCCTGCTGATGCGCAGCAAGGACATTCGCTTGCTGATCCTGCTGCTTCGCTGCCGCACGCGGCTCGGTCACGCCGAGGGCCTGCGTGATGGCATGGCGCTGCTGCAAGGCCTGCTCGCTGACTATCCGGAAGACATCCATCCCCAGCTGATGGTGGAAGGCGAGCACGACCCGGCGCTGCGCGCCAACGCCTTCGCAGCGCTGATCGACCCCGACGGTCTTCTCTCCGATGTACGCGAGATCGTGCTGGCCGGCAATGGGACAACGCGCCTGCAGGTCAGGGACATCGAACGCGCGTTGGCGTTACCTCATCCTGCCGACGCCCTCGCACCGGAATCCGTGCGCCAGCAGTTGGACGCGTTGCGACGCCAGGGTATGCGCCAGGTTGCCGCCATGGATGAAGCCTGCAAGCTCGCCGGCATCCTGCAGCGCTGGGCCGACGAGACACTGGCGGGCCATGCGCCGGACCTTTCTCAGCTTGGCAAGCTGCTAGGGCTCGCCGGCAACCGGGAGCTCGCGGGCACAACCGGGCCAGTGGCGCCGCCTGATCACCCCGTCAATGCCGAGCCGGAGTCCATGTCGGACGCCTCACACGCCATGGCGCAATCGGCGCCTACGCCAGTCCCGGCCTCTGTCGATGGCCTCGCTGGCCGCGATGCCGCCTTGCGCCAGGTCCGTGCTTTGCGCCAGTGGTTCGAGCAGCATGAACCCAGCAGCCCGGTTGCGCTCCTGCTATGGCAGGCCGAACGCCTTGTCGGCAAGCGCTTCGAGGCGGTCTTCCGGGCCATACCGGAGGATCTTGTCGAACGCTGGGTGCGGGAATCCGCATAG
- a CDS encoding AI-2E family transporter, translated as MKDPDPTNVPRLLPAAWYSVGAVAYVLTALALWTALQANLVAALLSGLLLYSLVDVLAPRLKRLNQRHDALAVAILSALILLGLSLAGWLLVRFVSGDGNTLDGLLNHVADIIDQSRGQLPPWLSDALPNGVDELATALIEALRAHAAMAQKLGAEVLRTLVHILIGLVIGAMVALYRAVSRPNRRPLAAALVARARTLQQAFSQFIFAQIQISTINTLLTALYLLLVLPLFGVHLPLSKTLVVITFVAGLLPVLGNLISNTAIVVASLSISLPIAVGSLVFLVVIHKLEYFLNARIIGARIQAAAWELLVVMLLMETLFGIPGVIAGPIFYAYLKRELAGAGLI; from the coding sequence ATGAAAGACCCCGACCCGACCAACGTCCCGCGCCTTCTGCCGGCCGCGTGGTACAGCGTCGGTGCCGTCGCCTATGTCCTGACTGCCCTGGCGCTCTGGACCGCCCTCCAGGCGAACCTGGTGGCGGCCTTGCTGTCCGGGCTGCTGCTGTACTCCCTGGTGGATGTGCTGGCGCCTCGGCTGAAGCGGCTGAACCAGCGGCACGATGCGCTGGCGGTGGCGATCCTGTCGGCGCTGATCCTGCTCGGGCTGTCGCTGGCCGGCTGGTTGCTGGTGCGCTTTGTCAGCGGAGATGGCAATACGCTGGACGGATTGCTGAATCATGTCGCGGACATTATCGACCAGTCGCGCGGGCAGTTGCCACCGTGGCTCAGCGACGCGCTGCCTAACGGGGTGGACGAGCTGGCCACGGCGCTGATCGAAGCGCTGCGCGCGCATGCGGCCATGGCGCAGAAGCTGGGGGCGGAGGTGTTGCGCACGCTGGTGCATATCCTGATCGGCCTGGTGATCGGCGCGATGGTGGCGCTTTACCGCGCAGTGTCGCGGCCGAACCGCCGGCCGCTGGCGGCCGCGCTGGTGGCGCGGGCGCGCACGCTCCAGCAGGCGTTCTCGCAGTTCATCTTTGCCCAGATCCAGATCTCGACGATCAATACCCTGCTGACGGCGCTTTACCTGCTGCTGGTGCTGCCGCTGTTCGGCGTGCACCTGCCCCTGTCGAAGACACTGGTGGTCATCACCTTCGTGGCCGGCTTGCTGCCGGTGCTGGGCAACCTGATTTCCAATACCGCCATCGTGGTGGCATCCCTGTCGATATCGCTGCCGATCGCGGTGGGTTCGCTGGTGTTCCTGGTGGTGATCCACAAGCTGGAGTATTTCCTGAACGCCCGCATCATCGGCGCCCGCATCCAGGCGGCGGCGTGGGAGCTGCTGGTCGTGATGCTGCTGATGGAGACGCTGTTCGGCATCCCCGGCGTGATCGCAGGGCCGATCTTCTATGCCTACCTGAAGCGGGAACTGGCCGGAGCCGGCCTGATATGA
- a CDS encoding LutB/LldF family L-lactate oxidation iron-sulfur protein has product MSQSTLHFVAPQDFKARAREALDDPKLRQSFRGAMDFLQGKRQAQFPDADELERLRDLGEAVRQHALANLPDLLVQLEEKLGAAGVQVHWAETADEANRIIHGIAAARQARRVIKGKSMASEEIELNHYLAERGVDCIESDMGEYIVQLAGEKPSHIVMPAIHKTKGDIAALFERHIPDTPYTEDVDALIQTGRRALRQAFVGADIGLSGVNFAAADTGTLWLVENEGNGRLSTTVPDVHIAIMGMEKVVAKLEHIVPLSSLLTRSATGQAITTYFNLISGPRRDGERDGPHEVHLVLLDNGRTQAYADAQLRATLQCIRCGACMNHCPVYTRIGGHAYGTTYPGPIGKIISPHLLGLEATADLPTASSLCGACGEVCPVRIPIPQLLVRLRTEANRDPEERVANPLRGQGAKYSKGEHLVWRFWSGAYSHPATYRMFRWAATRLRALAPSKQMGWTQHRTPLKPAAKSLADLLKEKGQPE; this is encoded by the coding sequence ATGAGCCAGAGCACGCTGCATTTCGTCGCGCCGCAAGACTTCAAGGCGCGCGCGCGCGAGGCGCTGGACGATCCCAAACTGCGCCAGAGCTTTCGCGGCGCGATGGACTTCCTGCAGGGCAAGCGGCAGGCGCAGTTTCCCGACGCCGATGAACTGGAGCGGCTGCGCGATCTGGGCGAAGCGGTACGCCAGCATGCGCTCGCCAACCTGCCGGACCTGCTGGTGCAGCTGGAGGAGAAGCTCGGCGCCGCCGGTGTGCAGGTCCACTGGGCCGAGACCGCCGACGAGGCCAACCGCATCATCCACGGCATCGCGGCAGCAAGGCAGGCCAGGCGCGTGATCAAGGGCAAGTCGATGGCCAGCGAGGAGATCGAGCTGAACCATTACCTGGCCGAGCGCGGCGTGGACTGCATCGAGTCGGACATGGGCGAGTACATCGTCCAGCTGGCGGGCGAGAAGCCGTCGCATATCGTGATGCCGGCGATCCACAAGACCAAGGGCGACATCGCCGCGCTGTTCGAGCGGCATATTCCCGACACGCCCTATACCGAGGACGTCGACGCGCTGATCCAGACCGGCCGCCGCGCGCTGCGGCAGGCGTTCGTCGGCGCCGATATCGGCCTGTCCGGCGTCAACTTCGCCGCGGCGGACACCGGCACCCTGTGGCTGGTCGAAAACGAGGGCAACGGCCGGCTTTCCACCACGGTCCCCGATGTGCATATCGCCATCATGGGCATGGAAAAGGTGGTGGCGAAGCTCGAGCACATCGTGCCGCTGTCGAGCCTGCTGACGCGCTCGGCCACCGGGCAGGCGATCACCACGTATTTCAACCTCATCTCCGGCCCGCGCCGCGACGGCGAGCGCGACGGGCCGCACGAGGTGCACCTGGTACTGCTCGACAACGGCCGCACGCAGGCCTATGCCGACGCGCAGCTGCGCGCCACGCTGCAGTGCATCCGGTGCGGCGCATGCATGAACCACTGCCCGGTCTATACGCGCATCGGCGGCCATGCCTATGGCACGACCTATCCCGGTCCGATCGGCAAGATCATCTCGCCCCATTTGCTGGGACTCGAAGCCACTGCGGACCTGCCCACCGCATCGAGCCTGTGCGGCGCCTGCGGCGAGGTCTGCCCGGTGCGCATCCCGATCCCGCAATTGCTGGTGCGCCTGCGTACCGAGGCCAACCGCGATCCGGAGGAACGGGTGGCCAATCCGCTGCGCGGGCAAGGCGCGAAGTACAGCAAGGGCGAGCACCTGGTGTGGCGCTTCTGGAGCGGGGCGTATTCGCACCCGGCCACTTACCGGATGTTCCGCTGGGCGGCCACGCGGCTGCGTGCGCTGGCGCCGTCGAAGCAGATGGGATGGACGCAGCATCGCACGCCGCTGAAGCCGGCGGCGAAGAGCCTGGCGGATCTGCTCAAGGAGAAGGGGCAGCCGGAGTAG
- a CDS encoding (Fe-S)-binding protein, with the protein MKDRQYPSGPAPTQAYLFATCLVDLFVPQAGLDAVRLLEREGLTVHFPRAQSCCGQPAYSSGNPDAARAVARAQLDLFSQPWPVVVPSGSCAGMMRHHWPQLFADDPVAGPKARALAERIYELGEFLLHVLHVDFHDAMPPGQAPERIVLHTSCGARREMGTRQHGVALVDALPGVTRVEHQRESECCGFGGTFSLKHPDISGAMVRDKVASACATGCGRLVSADCGCLLNIGHTAAHDGAPLQVEHLASFLWRRTGGAA; encoded by the coding sequence ATGAAGGATCGTCAGTACCCCAGCGGCCCTGCCCCCACGCAGGCCTACCTCTTTGCCACCTGCCTGGTCGACCTGTTCGTGCCGCAGGCGGGGCTCGACGCCGTGCGGCTGCTCGAGCGCGAAGGCCTCACCGTACATTTTCCGCGTGCGCAGAGCTGCTGTGGCCAGCCGGCCTACAGCAGCGGCAATCCCGACGCCGCGCGAGCGGTCGCCCGCGCGCAGCTGGACCTGTTCAGCCAGCCGTGGCCGGTGGTCGTGCCGTCCGGGTCATGCGCCGGCATGATGCGCCACCACTGGCCGCAATTGTTCGCCGACGATCCCGTGGCAGGCCCGAAGGCGCGCGCGCTGGCCGAGCGGATCTACGAGCTGGGCGAATTCCTGCTGCACGTGCTCCATGTCGATTTCCACGACGCCATGCCGCCGGGCCAGGCGCCCGAGCGGATCGTGCTGCATACCTCCTGCGGCGCGCGCCGCGAAATGGGTACGCGCCAGCATGGCGTGGCGCTGGTCGACGCATTGCCGGGCGTGACCCGCGTCGAGCATCAGCGCGAGTCGGAATGCTGCGGCTTCGGCGGCACGTTCTCACTCAAGCATCCCGATATCTCCGGCGCGATGGTGCGCGACAAGGTTGCGTCCGCCTGCGCCACCGGCTGCGGGCGGCTGGTGTCGGCCGACTGCGGCTGCCTGCTCAATATCGGCCACACCGCCGCGCATGACGGCGCGCCGCTGCAGGTCGAGCACCTGGCCAGCTTCCTGTGGCGCCGTACCGGAGGTGCCGCATGA
- a CDS encoding lactate permease LctP family transporter produces MQPWTQLYTPLGSLWLSALAAAIPILFFFIALAVWRMKGHVAAAVTLLLALGVAIFAYGMPVQQALAAAGFGFAYGLWPIAWIIVTAVFLYKIVVKTGQFDIIRASVLAITDDQRLQMLLIGFAFGAFLEGAAGFGAPVAITAALLVGLGFNPLYAAGLCLIANTAPVAFGAMGIPIIVAGQVTGIDPFLIGAMAGRQLPLLSLLVPFWLVFMMDGAKGVRETWPAALVCGGSFAVTQYFTSNHIGPELPDITSALVSLVSLAAFLKVWQPRSASQRAGGTVSGGTVALGGFGGGFGAAPVSRKASPYTLAQTLRAWAPFGILTAIVTVWSLQPFKALFAANGALAGTVLKFKVPGLDQMVIKAAPIVATPKAYDAVLKLDLLSAVGTAILLTALISAVLLRMKPRDLVVTFGETLVELARPVLSIGLVLAFAFVANYSGMSSTLALLLAGTGAAFPFFSPFLGWLGVFLTGSDTSSNALFCALQNTTAHQIGVSDTLMVAANTTGGVTAKMISPQSIAVACAATGLVGKESELFRFTVKHSLLFAVIIGVITMVQAYWLPGMIPG; encoded by the coding sequence GTGCAACCCTGGACCCAACTCTATACGCCGCTAGGCAGCCTGTGGCTGTCGGCGCTGGCGGCGGCCATTCCCATCCTGTTCTTCTTCATCGCGCTGGCCGTGTGGCGCATGAAGGGTCATGTCGCCGCCGCGGTCACGCTGCTGCTGGCGCTCGGCGTGGCGATCTTCGCCTACGGCATGCCGGTGCAGCAGGCGCTGGCCGCGGCCGGCTTCGGCTTTGCCTACGGGCTGTGGCCGATCGCATGGATCATCGTGACCGCGGTGTTCCTCTACAAGATCGTGGTCAAGACCGGCCAGTTCGACATCATCCGCGCCTCGGTGCTGGCGATCACCGACGACCAGCGCCTGCAGATGCTGCTGATCGGCTTTGCCTTCGGCGCTTTCCTGGAAGGCGCGGCAGGCTTCGGCGCGCCGGTGGCGATCACCGCCGCGCTGCTGGTCGGCCTGGGCTTCAATCCGCTGTATGCCGCCGGGCTGTGCCTGATCGCCAATACCGCGCCGGTGGCGTTTGGCGCGATGGGTATTCCCATCATCGTGGCCGGACAGGTCACGGGCATCGATCCCTTCCTGATCGGCGCCATGGCCGGCCGCCAGCTGCCGCTGCTGTCGCTGCTGGTGCCTTTCTGGCTGGTGTTCATGATGGACGGCGCCAAGGGCGTGCGCGAGACCTGGCCGGCGGCGCTGGTGTGCGGCGGCAGCTTTGCCGTGACGCAGTACTTCACTTCCAACCATATCGGGCCGGAACTGCCGGATATCACCTCGGCGCTGGTCAGCCTGGTGTCGCTGGCGGCGTTCCTGAAGGTGTGGCAGCCGCGCAGTGCATCGCAACGCGCGGGCGGTACGGTTAGCGGCGGCACCGTGGCGCTGGGCGGCTTCGGCGGCGGTTTTGGCGCCGCCCCGGTAAGCCGCAAGGCATCGCCCTACACGCTGGCGCAGACACTGCGCGCCTGGGCACCGTTCGGCATCCTGACGGCGATCGTCACGGTATGGAGCCTGCAGCCGTTCAAGGCGCTGTTCGCCGCCAACGGCGCGCTGGCGGGCACGGTGCTGAAGTTCAAGGTGCCGGGGCTGGACCAGATGGTGATCAAGGCCGCGCCGATCGTGGCCACGCCCAAGGCCTATGACGCCGTGCTGAAGCTGGACCTGCTGTCCGCCGTGGGCACCGCGATCCTGCTGACCGCGCTGATCTCGGCCGTGCTGCTGCGCATGAAGCCGCGCGACCTGGTTGTTACCTTCGGCGAGACGCTGGTGGAACTGGCGCGCCCGGTGCTGTCGATCGGGCTGGTGCTGGCCTTTGCCTTCGTCGCGAACTACTCCGGCATGTCCTCGACGCTGGCACTGCTGCTGGCCGGCACCGGGGCCGCGTTCCCGTTCTTCTCGCCGTTCCTCGGCTGGCTGGGCGTGTTCCTGACCGGATCGGATACGTCGTCCAACGCGCTGTTCTGCGCGCTGCAGAACACCACCGCGCACCAGATCGGCGTGTCCGACACCCTGATGGTGGCGGCCAACACCACTGGCGGCGTGACCGCCAAGATGATCTCGCCGCAATCGATCGCGGTGGCGTGCGCGGCGACGGGGCTGGTGGGCAAGGAGTCGGAGCTGTTCCGGTTTACCGTCAAGCACAGCTTGTTGTTTGCGGTGATCATCGGGGTGATCACGATGGTGCAGGCTTACTGGCTGCCGGGGATGATTCCTGGCTGA